One genomic segment of Fischerella sp. PCC 9605 includes these proteins:
- a CDS encoding S41 family peptidase — MSFAVMTTVLLNLVVCIGGKLTSSQASTPSSLQSPTSQKAEQEVSLAWFTSSKLRGTDIISSESAKLFVNNVYQTLDDKIFAPTFKKELREQNLKALIAEVDTNSSWSRAKLTQLINNQLSKLSISHVRVFDPVEGEQLFRLFTQQSPSTAKTDPTVSTQIRGFIGIVQVKSFVTPQITRRAVEQAKAQLSQTKAILIDLRGNGGGVQSAISYLIEDIIGPDKVIATERTRNGIAMKQPYIFRGYFDDSVKNIGLAEMKLSQQKKYIQYRTRFEANKDPRPYFVLVDNQCGSACEVFAAAAQEHRAAKILGVRTSGSVLGGGVFKLRWPGFVILAPIAQTISPNGNTIEGKGIEPDIEISECKNSGEQCFEKAVEIVVANEYNPKSNFSEVEFFKGTWECSIQSSPNNKFRWSLTQGLNNAWLVGFVQVGNNKVSNDFWRLVQGRIERFAFTGDGTFVSVTSNGWESQRLKFAGSANQKTGEFQVRQTITTKGNREFRALWERLGNERKWSPFSDERCIKLN, encoded by the coding sequence GTGAGTTTCGCTGTCATGACAACAGTGTTGCTCAACCTTGTGGTCTGCATAGGGGGTAAATTAACATCCTCACAAGCATCAACTCCTTCATCATTGCAATCCCCAACTTCTCAAAAGGCAGAACAAGAAGTTTCATTAGCCTGGTTTACCTCATCAAAATTAAGAGGTACAGATATTATCTCTTCTGAGTCAGCAAAACTATTTGTCAATAATGTTTATCAAACACTTGACGACAAGATTTTTGCTCCCACCTTCAAAAAAGAGCTTCGAGAACAAAATTTAAAGGCGTTAATAGCTGAAGTTGATACCAACTCAAGTTGGTCAAGGGCAAAGTTAACCCAATTGATTAATAATCAACTGTCCAAGCTTTCCATATCTCATGTTAGAGTTTTCGATCCTGTAGAGGGCGAACAATTGTTCCGTTTGTTTACCCAACAATCTCCGTCAACAGCTAAAACCGATCCTACAGTTTCAACGCAAATAAGAGGCTTCATTGGCATTGTTCAGGTCAAAAGCTTTGTCACTCCTCAAATTACCAGGCGTGCAGTCGAGCAAGCAAAAGCTCAACTTTCCCAAACCAAAGCAATCCTAATCGATCTTCGTGGCAATGGTGGTGGTGTTCAGTCTGCCATTAGTTATTTGATTGAAGACATCATTGGTCCTGATAAAGTGATTGCGACAGAGAGAACTCGAAATGGGATTGCGATGAAGCAGCCGTATATCTTCCGGGGATATTTTGATGACTCTGTCAAAAATATAGGTCTTGCAGAAATGAAGTTATCCCAACAGAAGAAATATATTCAGTATCGAACTCGGTTTGAAGCCAACAAAGATCCCAGACCCTATTTTGTCTTGGTTGACAATCAATGCGGATCTGCCTGTGAAGTATTTGCGGCAGCGGCTCAAGAACATCGAGCTGCCAAAATCTTAGGGGTTCGCACCAGCGGTTCAGTATTAGGGGGAGGAGTTTTTAAGTTGAGATGGCCAGGGTTTGTCATACTTGCTCCGATTGCTCAAACTATCTCACCCAATGGCAATACAATTGAGGGCAAGGGTATTGAGCCAGATATTGAGATCTCTGAATGTAAAAATAGTGGCGAGCAATGTTTTGAAAAAGCAGTTGAAATCGTTGTAGCAAATGAATATAATCCAAAATCTAACTTCAGTGAAGTTGAGTTTTTTAAGGGAACTTGGGAGTGCAGCATTCAAAGTTCTCCAAATAACAAGTTTCGTTGGTCACTCACTCAAGGGTTGAATAATGCATGGCTAGTTGGTTTTGTTCAAGTTGGCAACAACAAGGTGTCGAATGACTTTTGGAGACTGGTTCAAGGCAGGATTGAAAGATTCGCGTTCACTGGAGATGGTACTTTTGTCAGTGTTACCAGTAACGGCTGGGAGTCGCAGAGGCTAAAATTTGCAGGCTCGGCGAATCAAAAAACAGGAGAATTTCAAGTTAGGCAAACCATCACAACAAAGGGCAATCGAGAGTTTCGTGCATTGTGGGAAAGATTGGGCAACGAGCGCAAATGGTCTCCTTTTTCCGATGAGCGTTGTATCAAGTTGAATTGA
- a CDS encoding aspartoacylase encodes MSKISRVVVVGSTHGNELNGIYLVKKYERSPQLIARSGFESCTLLANTRAHQLMKRYVDTDLNRCFRQQDLENTSLSTYEAQRAKEIYRRFGSQGSQPADLIVDLHTTTANMGLTLIVALQHLFNLQLASYLTSIHPSIKILCPPTQNLENPPYLDSISQFGCVFEVGPVAQGVLDATLFQQMEALVDSILDYVEACNHRTPLSRENTLTIYQTIESVDYPRNETGDLKAMIHPQLQFQDYKALHPGDPIFLTFDGQTITYEGESIVFPVFINEAAYYEKGIAMYLTKQHQCII; translated from the coding sequence ATGAGCAAAATCTCGCGTGTTGTAGTCGTGGGTTCCACCCACGGCAATGAACTAAACGGAATCTATCTGGTCAAAAAATATGAGCGCTCGCCTCAGTTAATTGCGCGTTCTGGCTTTGAAAGTTGTACGCTGCTTGCTAATACTAGAGCACATCAACTGATGAAACGGTATGTAGATACCGATCTCAACCGCTGTTTTCGTCAACAGGATTTGGAGAACACTAGCCTATCTACTTACGAAGCACAACGAGCCAAAGAAATTTACCGCAGATTTGGGTCACAGGGTAGCCAGCCAGCCGATTTAATTGTTGATTTGCACACCACAACCGCCAATATGGGTCTCACCCTGATTGTTGCTCTTCAGCATCTATTCAACTTACAGTTAGCATCCTATCTGACATCAATCCATCCAAGCATCAAGATACTTTGTCCGCCCACACAGAATCTAGAAAATCCGCCTTACCTAGACTCAATTAGTCAATTCGGCTGCGTTTTTGAAGTAGGTCCTGTGGCTCAGGGTGTACTAGATGCCACTTTATTTCAACAAATGGAAGCACTGGTTGATTCAATTCTGGATTATGTAGAAGCTTGTAACCACCGAACCCCGCTTTCTAGAGAGAATACACTCACCATTTATCAAACTATTGAGAGTGTTGACTATCCCAGAAATGAAACTGGAGATCTTAAGGCAATGATTCATCCTCAGTTGCAGTTTCAAGATTACAAAGCCCTACATCCTGGCGACCCGATATTTTTAACCTTTGATGGACAGACAATCACCTATGAAGGTGAATCAATCGTTTTTCCTGTCTTTATTAATGAAGCTGCTTACTAC
- a CDS encoding nuclear transport factor 2 family protein, producing the protein MPDQRAPEIELLRAAYTAFNARDIDAALALMTPDVTWPRAFKGGFVRGPEEVRAYWTEQWSEINPHVEPVTFHPEEAGRILVEVHQVVRDLAGAVLADEHVGHRFTIAQGLIQAMEVCPLPSSGHTA; encoded by the coding sequence ATGCCAGATCAAAGAGCACCAGAAATCGAACTGCTCCGCGCGGCCTACACGGCCTTTAATGCGCGGGACATTGACGCCGCCCTCGCCCTCATGACTCCGGACGTGACCTGGCCGAGAGCATTCAAAGGCGGTTTTGTCCGTGGACCTGAAGAAGTCCGCGCTTACTGGACGGAGCAATGGAGCGAGATCAACCCGCACGTGGAGCCGGTGACTTTTCACCCGGAGGAGGCCGGGCGTATCTTGGTCGAAGTGCATCAGGTCGTGCGCGACCTGGCTGGAGCCGTTCTTGCCGATGAGCACGTCGGTCATCGTTTCACCATTGCGCAGGGCTTGATTCAAGCCATGGAAGTCTGTCCGCTTCCATCGTCCGGCCACACAGCCTAA
- a CDS encoding TetR family transcriptional regulator C-terminal domain-containing protein, translated as MTPKKRLLATFDVLREWYSSPNFRGCPFINAVLELADASHKAHQVSVDLRESIRQIIVRLAAKAGVKNPEFFSQQYLLLIGGASLMATIEQSANGATFAQSALSVLIDANIGNWHRH; from the coding sequence ATTACACCCAAAAAACGCTTACTAGCAACGTTTGATGTGTTGCGTGAGTGGTACTCAAGTCCCAATTTTCGCGGTTGTCCGTTCATCAATGCTGTTTTGGAACTTGCCGATGCCTCTCATAAAGCACATCAGGTTTCGGTAGACCTGCGTGAGTCGATTCGACAAATTATTGTGCGCTTGGCGGCTAAGGCTGGTGTCAAAAATCCAGAATTCTTTTCGCAACAGTACCTTCTGCTGATTGGAGGAGCTAGCTTAATGGCAACAATCGAACAGTCAGCCAACGGAGCAACGTTTGCTCAAAGTGCGCTCTCGGTTCTGATTGATGCGAATATAGGAAATTGGCATCGGCACTGA
- a CDS encoding LysR substrate-binding domain-containing protein — MELRHLHYFIAVAEELHFSRAAERLCISQPPLSQQIRSLEDELGVKLFERTKRQVHLTEAGKVFLERSYGVLAQLEQAIAVTQQIGRGEVGRLAIGFVDSAMYTLLPEIVRVFREQFPAVELRLHELTTAQQIQALHHKQVDIGIVRSAISEPGLSVECLLPESLVLALPETHPLSAQTQVSLSTLASELFILFPAKMGPVFYEQIITICQQAGFRPKVAQEAVQMQTIIGLVAAGLGIAIVPASLQNFHRSGVIYRPLQEQIPKIGLYLAWRQHDSSPVIRAFLSLARKTTQWGE; from the coding sequence ATGGAATTACGGCACCTGCACTACTTCATCGCGGTGGCTGAGGAACTACACTTTAGTCGAGCAGCAGAGCGGTTGTGTATTTCCCAACCCCCGCTCAGTCAGCAGATTCGTAGTTTGGAAGATGAACTAGGAGTCAAACTGTTTGAGAGAACGAAGCGGCAAGTGCATCTGACTGAAGCAGGCAAAGTGTTTTTAGAGCGCTCCTATGGAGTGTTAGCGCAACTCGAACAGGCGATCGCAGTGACACAACAAATCGGGCGGGGTGAGGTGGGACGATTGGCGATCGGCTTTGTTGACTCTGCAATGTATACGTTATTACCAGAGATTGTAAGGGTCTTTCGAGAACAGTTTCCGGCGGTAGAACTGCGATTGCATGAACTGACGACTGCTCAACAGATTCAAGCGCTGCATCACAAACAGGTTGATATCGGCATTGTTCGTTCTGCCATCAGCGAACCAGGTTTGAGTGTGGAGTGCCTTTTGCCAGAATCATTGGTCTTGGCATTGCCAGAAACCCATCCGTTGTCTGCCCAGACTCAAGTGTCGCTCTCCACATTGGCTTCGGAATTATTTATCCTATTTCCTGCCAAAATGGGACCCGTCTTTTACGAGCAGATTATTACCATTTGTCAACAAGCTGGATTTCGTCCGAAAGTGGCTCAAGAGGCAGTTCAGATGCAGACGATCATCGGCTTAGTTGCAGCAGGACTGGGCATTGCGATCGTTCCCGCCTCCTTGCAAAACTTCCACAGAAGCGGAGTCATTTACAGACCTTTACAAGAGCAGATACCTAAAATCGGACTTTATCTGGCTTGGCGGCAGCATGATTCCTCACCAGTAATAAGAGCATTTCTCAGCTTGGCGCGGAAGACGACACAATGGGGA
- a CDS encoding LysR family transcriptional regulator, whose translation MIARSAINFRHLSKFELRQICYFMEIVDAEHSFSEASKRLNIEQPALSQRIKSLETVLGVKLFNRRRRPPELTEAGKVFLQQAQLGLTYIDRAITQAQRASRGEIGHLAVGIGSIIANGILPDVLRQFTKHFPDVELELRELTVEQEIQQLREHRLDMGFESIPSPYEQDTSLSFEPIIQEPFVIALPQTHPLATQTQIPLTALENEPFILPSLDVMPFYKKVLTLCEQAGFQPKIQNVQATWTMTILSLVASELGVAILPSNIQNLQRQGVVYRAIQNANLTRQIAVVWQRDNSSTALHNFLKVIKDVTQQSEFRSHS comes from the coding sequence ATGATAGCCAGATCGGCGATCAACTTTCGACACCTCAGCAAATTTGAATTGAGACAGATATGTTATTTCATGGAGATCGTTGATGCAGAGCACAGTTTCAGTGAAGCATCTAAACGTCTAAACATTGAACAACCCGCCCTCAGTCAAAGGATTAAATCGCTTGAAACAGTGCTTGGGGTAAAACTGTTCAATCGCAGGCGGCGACCGCCTGAGCTTACAGAAGCCGGGAAAGTTTTCTTGCAACAGGCGCAGCTTGGTTTAACTTACATCGACCGGGCAATTACTCAGGCACAACGAGCGAGTCGAGGTGAGATCGGACACTTAGCAGTAGGCATAGGTAGTATAATTGCAAATGGCATTCTTCCTGATGTTCTACGACAGTTCACAAAGCATTTCCCAGATGTGGAACTGGAACTGCGCGAACTCACGGTGGAGCAGGAGATTCAACAACTGCGGGAGCATCGGCTGGATATGGGGTTTGAAAGCATTCCCAGTCCCTACGAGCAGGATACAAGCTTGAGCTTTGAACCAATTATTCAAGAACCCTTTGTGATTGCGCTGCCACAAACCCATCCCCTTGCTACCCAAACCCAAATTCCCTTAACAGCGTTAGAGAATGAACCGTTTATTTTGCCCTCACTTGACGTTATGCCCTTCTACAAAAAGGTTTTGACGCTTTGCGAGCAGGCAGGCTTTCAACCCAAGATTCAAAACGTACAAGCAACCTGGACAATGACTATTCTCAGCTTGGTTGCATCTGAGCTTGGGGTCGCGATCTTACCTAGCAATATCCAAAATCTTCAGCGCCAGGGTGTGGTTTATCGCGCCATTCAAAACGCAAATTTGACTCGCCAGATCGCAGTTGTTTGGCAACGAGATAATTCATCAACTGCCTTGCACAACTTCCTTAAAGTCATTAAAGATGTGACACAGCAAAGCGAATTCCGCTCTCATTCATGA
- a CDS encoding oxidoreductase — protein sequence MNSDKNHVAPKVWLITGCSTGFGRALAEAVLKKGDRLLATAREPEQLRALIEQYPETAKAVRLDVTLSQDIQAAVDTAITTFGRIDVLVNNAGHGLIAALEEISDVEMHQFFETNFFGALRLMRTVLPLMRQQGSGHIVNMSSTAGLVGFGGSSLYCGAKFALEDTSEALAKEVESFGIKVTLIEPGAFRTDFNGRSLAAAEQSIDAYVPVSGASLKWFKQMDGKQPGNPAKAAQAIIQAVESLHPPMRLALGTDAMSLIQEKLEWVKTDLNAWQQVTVSTDYTDRASPPSTL from the coding sequence ATGAACTCAGACAAAAATCATGTCGCTCCTAAAGTTTGGTTGATTACAGGATGTTCAACAGGGTTCGGACGTGCCCTAGCAGAAGCTGTGTTGAAGAAGGGCGATCGCCTGCTGGCTACTGCTCGCGAACCAGAGCAACTTCGCGCTTTGATTGAGCAATATCCAGAAACCGCAAAAGCTGTACGTCTGGATGTAACATTGTCCCAAGACATACAAGCAGCGGTTGATACAGCAATTACCACATTTGGTCGAATTGATGTGCTGGTCAACAATGCGGGTCATGGACTGATTGCCGCCCTCGAAGAAATCAGTGATGTTGAGATGCACCAATTTTTTGAAACCAACTTCTTTGGGGCACTCCGTCTGATGCGAACTGTCTTGCCTTTGATGCGTCAGCAAGGCAGCGGTCACATTGTGAATATGTCATCCACAGCAGGATTAGTGGGATTTGGCGGCAGCAGCCTTTATTGTGGCGCTAAATTCGCCCTGGAAGACACATCTGAAGCCTTGGCTAAGGAGGTTGAATCTTTTGGAATTAAAGTTACTTTAATTGAACCTGGGGCATTTCGCACAGACTTCAACGGACGCTCGCTGGCAGCAGCCGAACAATCCATTGATGCTTATGTTCCGGTGAGCGGTGCCTCGTTGAAGTGGTTCAAACAGATGGATGGTAAGCAACCTGGCAATCCAGCGAAAGCGGCGCAAGCCATCATTCAAGCTGTGGAAAGTCTTCATCCACCAATGCGACTGGCATTAGGCACTGATGCCATGAGCCTGATTCAGGAAAAACTGGAATGGGTCAAAACGGATTTGAATGCTTGGCAGCAGGTGACTGTAAGTACGGATTATACAGATAGAGCCAGTCCACCCTCTACCCTTTAG